In Haematobia irritans isolate KBUSLIRL chromosome 1, ASM5000362v1, whole genome shotgun sequence, a genomic segment contains:
- the dmt gene encoding dalmatian produces the protein MAKVKISSKPKGATAVRKTKNTPTKIAKGKVEKVRTKFEKTNSKREYSDYLSKCYEVQSQTRLCFVNLKRVSIFDGSSLCISDATIKNNTTSQNINIEQAQCIGSDNVTEIKKGGIKTKPNLCTGSNKQDDENKENRSPNSIRKHDNNQQLSSKDALTSFALNESEKDDTVSFKRHCVVRIRRTCIAQSDNEPMDNKHITKRNLPTATRQCSVRLRKLPNTVSKAFPTMAELDGQISIPLSQIENPILNEEKRRAFSKMSLKQYSQDNKRNNSNDNVSRKSNEDLITQNCKKDTLMEEHKADNGNENEAKIVKEINKETKRTGIPKSMDTNDDIKTGSKVQNVPRTRKVLRDRQTASNIEDKEKELQTTENRLQGKKKDTKLANQHKYSVRDRQTATNNERKENELQATEKRVQGKKKDNKLVNQQKTCIVDIATDIPPPSMVQTNEENCSHHIAKSKETFKAREEAISKIKDTVVSQKNKDTVIEKPQARTEVQTSSKDSNDNTNCRPLKDLNGDLEQEAFANTTIELEKIGFVPQRNSTMHFDNFTKPTSRAVRQKNDNNNNEHNKLQEKSSKINDPTKSSENLETHLNIVKPIEAINKTNKFFHRNESERTLQFQSNRRILAYINNKSPISKKHRLLSRRSSQIRREKVYEFLSQSQTSDSEGNSAKNSKIDDPMADVIRKLIAQGKVAVATTRKGKGKPVLKPSKPNRPAKNKVINKKNRIKTTSSKNDKKVDFVKPLPPPPVKANNKSKKTDGNNPEDEEYDHFDNLMVDDEDDDIGNDVDYNFNKPLGPAPLKPPPSHNITDQDGTFSSLAKSVLISQAGRSDAQRLKAQNLLAKVRKLISTPKNNKMPSPQAALNADFSPIAAPISVRPPTRPSPWRVDEDADLPRVFNFSRSSANLPSFSSDFIPPTPRKETPMNRAMQDSSLHAERQVENSSIPSVPSHASTPFDNKRNTSAPSSFSSNDSNAENNPPPYRLGLDKSPDNNANIFDLKQLPNPRRTLTYRSPLKAINILEVVHLPPLKNTGLTNNSKVNSTEIDMFGFEELAANDTFKTPQKTVPKKSRKPSPEKDLFGFEEFLSQTDISSQESQGQNTVQITEEISVHKIHDKLQQLRKLRPDSNDLEDNLHQKTTNQKCPNLFNEPGIVAKPQKTIKEMLCSTMLEKPSTSKKAMEELNLRNLRTANENTADISEIFKDIEPETTFNAEDPHRTYIRPYKRKRRLRENKLIYVLDTDDSGDDDYVSSPEKKSKKRKKKEHDPHKSHETDTSSENPPHKRKRQQKEQPELKSFVEEFQQMCKEVESYELVVEKSA, from the exons ATGGCAAAAGTAAAAATATCTTCAAAACCCAAGGGCGCAACCGCTGTGCGAAAAACCAAAAACACGCCTACGAAAATAGCTAAAGGAAAGGTGGAAAAAGTGCgcaccaaatttgaaaaaacaaactCAAAGCGGGAGTACAGTGATTATTTAAGTAAATGCTATGAAGTACAATCACAAACACGACTTTGTTTTGTCAATTTGAAGCGCGTTTCAATATTCGATGGCAGTAGTCTCTGTATTAGCGATGctacaattaaaaataatacaaccagtcaaaatattaatattgagCAGGCTCAATGTATTGGCAGTGACAATGtaacagaaattaaaaaaggTGGAATCAAAACGAAGCCAAATTTATGCACTGGTTCAAATAAACAAGACGATGAAAACAAggaaaatcgatccccaaattctATACGTAAACACGACAATAATCAACAACTCTCGTCTAAGGATGCCCTGACTTCATTCGCCTTAAACGAATCTGAGAAAGATGACACAGTGTCGTTCAAACGACACTGTGTCGTGCGTATCCGTCGTACTTGTATTGCGCAATCAGATAATGAACCGATGGATAATAAACACATTACAAAAAGAAACCTTCCAACAGCTACAAGACAATGTTCGGTACGTTTGCGCAAACTTCCAAATACAGTATCAAAAG CGTTCCCTACGATGGCTGAATTAGATGGGCAAATTTCTATACCTCTATCACAAATTGAAAACCCCATTTTAAATGAAGAAAAACGTAGggctttttcaaaaatgtcattaaaacagTATAGCCAAGATAATAAGAGAAATAACTCAAATGACAATGTCAGTCGCAAATCCAATGAAGACTTGATTACACAAAACTGTAAGAAAGATACGCTTATGGAAGAACACAAAGCAGATAATGGCAATGAAAATGAAGCCAAAATCGTTAAAGAAATtaacaaagaaacaaaaagaACAGGAATACCTAAGAGTATGGACACGAATGACGATATCAAGACCGGttcaaaagtacaaaatgtacccaGGACTAGGAAAGTTCTTAGGGATAGACAAACTGCAAGTAATATCGAAGACAAAGAAAAAGAGTTGCAAACTACCGAAAACCGGTTACAGGGTAAGAAAAAGGATACCAAATTGGCAAACCAACACAAATATTCGGTTCGGGATAGACAAACTGCAACGAATAATGAACGCAAAGAAAATGAGTTGCAAGCTACCGAAAAACGGGTACAGGGTAAGAAAAAGGATAATAAATTGGTAAACCAACAGAAAACTTGCATTGTAGACATTGCTACAGACATTCCACCACCTTCGATGGTTCAAACAAATGAGGAAAATTGCAGCCATCATATAGCAAAGTCCAAAGAAACTTTTAAAGCAAGAGAAGAGGCGATTTCGAAAATTAAAGATACAGTAGTTAGTCAGAAAAATAAAGATACAGTAATCGAGAAACCCCAAGCAAGGACTGAAGTACAAACTTCATCCAAAGACAGCAATGATAACACCAATTGTAGGCCTTTGAAAGATCTTAATGGAGATCTAGAACAAGAGGCATTTGCCAATACCACCATtgaattggaaaaaatcggctTTGTGCCACAAAGAAATTCTACAATGCACTTTGATAATTTTACCAAACCTACCTCAAGAGCGGTTAGGCAAAAAAATGATAATAACAACAACGAACACAATAAACTGCAGGAAAAAAGCtcgaaaataaatgatccaactAAAAGTTCTGAAAATTTAGAAACACATTTGAATATAGTCAAGCCCATCGAAGCAATAAATAAAACCAATAAATTTTTCCATCGCAATGAATCGGAAAGAACCTTACAATTTCAAAGTAATCGAAGAATACTAGcttatataaacaataaaagtCCCATATCAAAGAAACATCGTTTGCTCTCGAGGCGTTCATCGCAAATCAGGCGAGAAAAAGTATATGAATTTCTATCTCAATCTCAAACTTCCGATTCTGAAGGCAATAGCGCAAAGAATTCCAAAATCGATGATCCTATGGCAGATGTAATCAGAAAGTTAATAGCTCAAGGAAAAGTCGCTGTAGCTACAACTCGCAAAGGAAAAGGCAAACCAGTACTTAAACCTAGCAAACCAAATAGACCAGCTAAGAATAAAGTAATCAATAAAAagaataggatcaaaacaacatcaagtaaaaatgataaaaaggtGGATTTCGTTAAACCGCTTCCACCACCCCCAGTAAAGGCTAATAATAAGAGCAAGAAAACCGATGGTAATAATCCAGAGGACGAGGAATACGATCATTTTGACAATTTAATGGTTGATGACGAGGACGACGATATCGGGAACGATGTGgattacaatttcaataaacCTTTAGGCCCAGCACCACTAAAACCTCCACCTAGTCATAACATAACAGATCAAGATGGCACATTTAGCAGTTTAGCTAAATCAGTGTTGATCAGTCAAGCTGGAAGATCGGATGCTCAAAGATTGAAAGCTCAAAACCTTTTGGCAAAGGTTAGGAAACTCATTAGTACccctaaaaataataaaatgccaTCGCCCCAAGCTGCCCTAAATGCAGATTTTTCACCTATCGCTGCACCAATAAGTGTAAGACCTCCCACAAGACCTTCACCTTGGCGCGTAGATGAAGATGCCGATTTACCAAGAGTATTCAATTTTTCGAGAAGTTCAGCAAACTTGCCATCATTTTCAAGCGATTTTATACCTCCAACACCACGAAAAGAAACACCCATGAATAGAGCAATGCAAGATTCTTCATTGCATGCTGAGCGTCAAGTTGAAAATTCATCAATTCCATCTGTGCCAAGTCATGCGTCTACGCCCTTTGATAATAAGAGAAATACAAGTGCACCCTCGTCCTTCTCTTCAAATGATTCTAATGCTGAGAACAACCCACCACCCTATAGATTAGGTTTAGATAAAAGTCCTGATAATAATGCAAACATATTCGATTTGAAACAACTGCCTAATCCACGACGAACATTAACGTATCGCAGCCCATTGAAGGCCATAAATATTTTGGAAGTTGTACATTTACCACCTTTAAAAAATACAGGTCTTACAAATAATTCCAAagtaaattccacagaaattgaTATGTTTGGTTTCGAAGAACTAGCGGCGAATGATACTTTCAAAACTCCACAAAAAACTGTACCCAAAAAATCTCGTAAACCTTCCCCTGAAAAAGATCTCTTTGGATTTGAAGAATTTCTATCACAAACGGATATCTCCAGTCAAGAATCGCAAGGCCAAAATACCGTTCAAATTACAGAGGAAATATCAGTTCATAAGATTCATGATAAATTGCAACAATTACGTAAATTACGTCCAGACTCTAATGATTTAGAAGATAATTTGCATCAAAAAACTACTAATCAGAAATGTCCTAATCTTTTCAATGAACCAGGTATTGTGGCTAAACCACAAAAAACTATAAAAGAAATGCTGTGTTCAACAATGttagaaaaaccatcaacaagcAAAAAAGCAATGGAAGAGCTAAATTTACGCAATTTGAGAACGGCAAATGAGAATACAGCCGATATTAGTGAGATATTTAAAGACATCGAACCAGAAACAACATTCAATGCAGAG GATCCTCATCGCACCTATATTCGCCCATACAAACGCAAACGTCGACTGCGTGAGAATAAACTAATTTATGTCCTTGATACAGATGACTCCGGTGATGATGATTATGTTTCTTCGCCCGAAAAGAAGTCTAAAAAGCGGAAAAAGAAAGAACACGACCCCCATAAAAGTCATGAAACCGACACAAGTTCCGAAAATCCACCACATAAAcgaaaaagacaacaaaaagaGCAACCAGAACTAAAATCATTTGTGGAAGAATTCCAACAAATGTGCAAGGAAGTGGAAAGTTATGAACTGGTAGTGGAGAAGAGTGCATAA